ACGAGGCCGCATGCGACGCCGGCGCGGATGGCACTCACGCAGAAGACCCTGTCGTCGGGCTCACCGGTCGCCACCAGCGGCGTGCGCTGCTCGCGCCATGTGTTGTCGTCGCGGGTGATGATGCGTCCGACGGCTTGCGGGTGGTAGGTGAGGACGATGCGGCAGTACTCGCCCGCGCTCGTGTGGGAGCACACCGCCGCCCTCTCTGTCGATGGCGAGACGACGATGAGCTCGAGGTCGTGCAGCTCATCCCGCCAGATCACCTTGCCGGGGACGCTCGACCCGAGGGTCACGTTCTCGTTCAGGTCCCCGCAGTGAGCCGCCGTGACCACGTACCGGGTCGCGCCCTCCCACGAGTTGAAGTAGGTCGTCCAGCGGTCGTACTTGAGGACGGCCCCTGCCGTGCATTTGTACCCGCTCGCGTTCCTGATCTGAGATCCCGCCATGACCGGGGTGGCCAAGCGGAGAGGGCTGACCGCGGAGGCCGGGGCGGCGCCCGTGGTGAGGACGAGGGCGGCGGCGGCCAGCGCCGTCACGAGGCCGAGGAGCCGGCGTCGGGGACGCGGGTGGTGAAGGGGGAGGCGCATGCGATGTCGATTCTGATGAGGGCCCGCGAGCGCCGAGCCGCGACGTCAGGCCGGCGTCGGCGTCGCCCTCCGCGGCTGAGCTCGAGGAGGGCGGTGGGCGATCGGGGTGGAGAGATGGGAAGGGAGGATGCGATCGAGAACGACGCGATGATCGGGTGGGCCGACCCGGCTGCCGGTCCCGCCGAACGGAGGCCAGGCAAGCAGATGCGTCCTCCTACTCGCACGCCGTGTCCACATCGCCGACGTCGTACCCTGTTCCGGGCGCACCCGACGCCCGCTCACGAGACCCGCGGAGGACGACACCGGTGGACCAGCTGCTCAGCCGTCTCGATCGGATCGCCGCCGGGCGCCAGGCCGGCCACGTCATCGCCGAGGACATGCGCGACCACCCGTTCACGGCCCGGGCGTTCCGCTGGATCCGGTGGATCCTCGTCGCCGAGACCATCGTGGGCGCGACCGCCGTGGCCATCGCCCTCACGCTCGCCTCGGACGGCATCGCCGTGGCGCCGGCCGTCTGGTTCCGCTCGTTCGTGGTGCTCGCGATGACGCTCACGCTCTACTACTTCGCCTGGCGCGCCTCGGCCGGCTACTGGTGGGCGTACTCGCGACTGCGCCTGTTCAGCCAGATCTTCCCCATCGTGACCCTCGTGATCGCCGCGATCCCCGGCCTCTACCCGCTCTGGATGGTCATCGAGCAGATCGTCTTCTCGCTGCTGCTCATCGGGGTCGCGGACATCCTGCGGAGCGACCACATGCGGGAGGCGTTCCCGAAGCCGGTGCGGGCGCCGCGGGGTGCGGCGGCGGGCTCGTCATCCGCCCGGTCGTCGGGTGGCGCGACCGCCTGATCCGCTGCTGCTCCGCCTCGCCGGACGTGCCGGAGCAGTGCCGCCGATGCGGTAGGCTCTACGAGTTGCCCAGCGATGGGTAGCGGGCTGTGGCGCAGCTTGGTAGCGCACTTGACTGGGGGTCAAGGGGTCGCAGGTTCAAATCCTGTCAGCCCGACGGACATGCCTCGGAAGGACCTAGCGGTCCGGCCGGGGCATTCGTCATTTGCGGCCAAGGGCGTGCCGCGGTGCGCCCTATGCTCTTACGTAAGCGCTGCCGCTACGTGGCGGTCGGCAGCGCGAGCTTCCTTCTGCTCCGCCGCCAGCAACAGCAGTGATCCACTTGCCGGCCTGCGATGTCGGGGGTCGGGCGTCGGCTGCGTCCATGACAGACCTTTACATGAAGAACGGTCGTTCGCTTCATCGTACCGGTGACATGCTGCTTGCGCGCTCGGGAACGTAAGTGGGGAGGCGATTCCCGAGCATGAGCACCACCACCTTCGTTCCGGCGCGCCTGAAGATGGCGCGGGCCATTCGCCAGATGACCGCTACCGCACTCGCGGCCGAGGCCGGCACAACCCCGCCGTGGGTGTCGCAGGCTGAGCGCAGCAAAGATACGCCGAGCCCAGAGTTGATCCGTGAGTTTGCCCGTGTCCTCAACTTGCCTATCGAATTCTTCTATCGGCCTCTTAAGCACCTGCCACCGTCGGATGCCTTCCACTTCCGCGCGACGTCGAGGCTTGCTAAGAAGGATGAAGACATGGCGCGAGCGTTGTCGGCGCTTGCGATGGAGCTGTCTGACTGGATCGAGGACACCTACCGCGCTCCTGAACCGGCGGTTCCTGAGGTGCAGGACTTGATTGGGTCCGACGATGAGGTGGCACCGGAGCAGGCCGCGGAGGCACTTCGCGGCGCCTGGGGGCTCGGCGTTGCCCCGATCAAGAATTTGCTGCAGTTGCTCGAATCCAAGGGCGCCAAGATTTATTCGGCCGGTGGTCCTCTCCAGGCCATCGACGCCTTCTCATTCCGTCACGCGGCGACGCCGGTCATATTCCTGAATGTGCACAAGTCCGCGGAGCGACTGCGCTTCGACCTCGCGCATGAGCTTGGGCATCTCGTCATGCACGGTGGGTCGCTGCACGTCGAGCCTGGTAAGGAGAAGGAGCTGGCGGCGAACGACTTCGCCAGCGCGTTCCTCATGCCGCGCTCAGACGTGCTGGGTTCCATTCGCGGGAACTTGATGCTTGAGGACGTGCTCGTCCTCAAACGGCGTTGGCGTGTCAGCGCGATGGCGCTGAACCTCCGCGCACACCGGCTTGGTGTGATCTCAGAGTGGACCTACAGCACGCTTGCCAAGCAGCTCTCGATCGCCGGCTTCCGACGAGGTGAACCGGGATCCGACCTGCGAGTCGAGTCCTCGAGTCTGCTTACGCAGGTCATGAGCGACATGAGGGCCCGGGGGGATGGCTTCTCGGACATCGCGCGCGTCTTGAACGTTCGCGCACAGGACGTGCAGGATCTGATGCTCGGAATCGTAACCTTTGCGATTCAAGGAGAGGGAATGCGTGCTGTGCGCAGTACCGCCGACCTGCGCGAGGCGTCCGTTGCACCGGTAACGGATCTCAGCAGACACCGCGGCGCGCATCGAGGATGAGTGGAATCAGTGGACGACTTGGAGTCCGACGCTACCGGAGCGTTAGTTAGGGGCCATGTTGCGCGCGGCTGAAGGCACGCCGGGCCCTCCGCCTTTGTTTTATCCGCCGCCTCGGACAATTGGGCGCACCGTCGGATTGTTGTAGTTGCTGGCAATCATGCCGAGATCGAGAGTATGGTTCCACCCGGGGATTTCGGACAGTCGTCAGGGGGCGATAGGGCTACGCGGATCCAGATGTGCTTGCGTAATCGTCTAAGATCAATACGTTTACCCACGGCTTTCACGGCGCCGTCGTTCTGCGGTGTCGCGAAGGGAATGGACAAGCCGTAGCCGAGCTAGTCGGCGCGCTTCTTCTTGTCGCCGGGGTTGATGCCCAGGTGCATTCGGATTCGCAGTTCGCCCGCGCTGCGCCGCGCTTCGCCGCGCCACGAGTTGCCGTCCTGCGGTTTTGGGAGCGCGAGCTCGCGCGGGACGCCGCGGACGTGACCCTCGCCGCGGGCGAGAGAGCGCGAGCGCCACCGTTGAGAGCGAAGGATCGGCGGCGTCACTCGTGGCGCCGGAATCGGGGCCCGCGCCCCTTTCACCCCCATGCGAGGGCTTACGGCGCGGGGAGCCCGCCCATAGCC
This window of the Clavibacter sepedonicus genome carries:
- a CDS encoding XRE family transcriptional regulator, which encodes MSTTTFVPARLKMARAIRQMTATALAAEAGTTPPWVSQAERSKDTPSPELIREFARVLNLPIEFFYRPLKHLPPSDAFHFRATSRLAKKDEDMARALSALAMELSDWIEDTYRAPEPAVPEVQDLIGSDDEVAPEQAAEALRGAWGLGVAPIKNLLQLLESKGAKIYSAGGPLQAIDAFSFRHAATPVIFLNVHKSAERLRFDLAHELGHLVMHGGSLHVEPGKEKELAANDFASAFLMPRSDVLGSIRGNLMLEDVLVLKRRWRVSAMALNLRAHRLGVISEWTYSTLAKQLSIAGFRRGEPGSDLRVESSSLLTQVMSDMRARGDGFSDIARVLNVRAQDVQDLMLGIVTFAIQGEGMRAVRSTADLREASVAPVTDLSRHRGAHRG
- a CDS encoding chymotrypsin family serine protease; the protein is MTALAAAALVLTTGAAPASAVSPLRLATPVMAGSQIRNASGYKCTAGAVLKYDRWTTYFNSWEGATRYVVTAAHCGDLNENVTLGSSVPGKVIWRDELHDLELIVVSPSTERAAVCSHTSAGEYCRIVLTYHPQAVGRIITRDDNTWREQRTPLVATGEPDDRVFCVSAIRAGVACGLVRTTTPAAIAAVHPGIRAAEDRSLDVQPGDSGGPVMSRSGTLYGFVSGGGIYGGVRKIDYMPWSVFAHLQPNYVLAPAG